The proteins below are encoded in one region of Hordeum vulgare subsp. vulgare chromosome 3H, MorexV3_pseudomolecules_assembly, whole genome shotgun sequence:
- the LOC123440823 gene encoding monooxygenase 2-like, which translates to MQRQEESGEDIVIVGAGIAGLAAALGLHRKGVRSVVLESSPALRASGFALATWPNAFRALDALGVGDQIRKLHLRIEELRVMSASTGEISKEVDFRDEFCCIRRDVLLHVLASELPTGTIRYSSKIVSIDEHFDGAKILHLADGSTLRAKVLVGCDGINSVVARWLGLAKPSHSGRSATRGFALYPDGHGLPPKFLQFFGHGFRFGFMPCNDTDVYWFYTWSTSTDDHGLDESRAKMKQNVLTKLRSSKVPAEALELVERTEDAPVVPLRFRPPLSLLFAGISKGNVCVAGDALHPMTPDLGQGGCAALEDGVVLARCLGEAILAGDGDGATGGSEKERIDSCLRRYVGIRRWRSIELIGTAYIVGFFQQSNNRIISFLREKVLAGVLVGRLVKMSDHDCGTLSS; encoded by the exons ATGCAGCGGCAAGAGGAGTCCGGCGAGGACATCGTGATCGTGGGCGCCGGGATCGCCGGCCTCGCCGCCGCACTCGGGCTACACAGGAAAGGGGTGAGGAGCGTGGTGCTGGAGTCGTCCCCGGCGCTCCGGGCGTCCGGGTTCGCCTTGGCCACGTGGCCCAACGCCTTCCGCGCGCTCGACGCCCTCGGCGTCGGCGACCAGATCAGGAAGCTCCACCTGCGTATCGAAGAGCTGCGCGTCATGTCGGCGTCCACGGGAGAGATATCAAAGGAAGTGGACTTCAGAGACGAGTTCTGCTGCATCAGGCGCGACGTGCTGCTGCACGTCCTGGCGTCGGAGCTGCCGACGGGCACCATCCGCTACTCCTCCAAGATCGTATCCATCGACGAGCACTTCGACGGCGCCAAGATCCTCCACCTCGCCGACGGCTCGACTCTCCGGGCAAAGGTGCTGGTAGGCTGCGACGGGATCAACTCCGTGGTGGCCAGATGGCTGGGGCTCGCCAAGCCGTCGCACTCCGGGCGCTCCGCCACGCGGGGCTTCGCGCTTTATCCCGACGGCCACGGCCTCCCGCCCAAGTTCCTGCAGTTCTTTGGCCACGGCTTCCGCTTCGGCTTCATGCCCTGCAACGATACCGACGTCTACTGGTTCTACACATGGTCTACCTCCACAGACG ATCATGGTCTCGACGAGAGCCGCGCCAAGATGAAGCAGAACGTGCTGACGAAGCTGAGGAGCTCCAAGGTGCCTGCGGAGGCGCTGGAATTGGTGGAGAGGACCGAGGATGCGCCCGTCGTGCCGCTGCGGTTCCGGCCCCCGCTCTCGCTCTTGTTCGCGGGCATCAGCAAGGGGAACGTGTGCGTGGCCGGCGACGCGCTGCACCCAATGACGCCGGACCTGGGGCAGGGCGGCTGCGCGGCGTTGGAGGACGGCGTCGTCCTGGCCAGATGCCTTGGCGAGGCCATCCTCGCTGGCGATGGCGACGGAGCGACTGGCGGCAGTGAGAAGGAGAGGATCGACTCGTGCCTGCGCAGGTACGTCGGGATACGCCGATGGAGGAGCATCGAGCTCATCGGAACCGCCTATATCGTCGGCTTCTTCCAGCAGAGTAATAACAGGATCATCAGCTTTCTGCGGGAGAAGGTGCTGGCTGGAGTTCTCGTCGGAAGGCTCGTGAAAATGTCCGACCATGACTGCGGAACGCTGTCAAGCTAG